The segment TAGCCGGTCATCCCCGTCGCGAAGACGGCCTCGCCGAGGGTCCGCCCCTCGGCGCCGTAGGCGCGCCCTTCGAAGCGGGTTCCGTCTTCGAGAACCAGTACGGCCTTCTGTGTCACTGAGTCTTCTCTCCTGGGGTCGTATCGGTGCGGGGTGCGGGTGCGGCGTCCGGCAGGAGGGTCTCGACGGCGTCGATGACCTCCCGGGGGTCGCCGCTGTCGCGGAGGTAGGTGTCGACGTCGGTGTCGCCGAGGCGCCAACCGATGCGGATGAGGCCGTCGGTCTCGACGACGCGGTCGATGGTCCAGGTCGAGCGTCCGACGTCGCGGAGGCTCGCCCGCTCGACGAGGATCGGCGCGGCTCCTGCGATGTCGAGGACCACGCCCTCGGGATGCACCTCGACGACGGCGCGGCCGCGGAAGCCGAGCCCCCGGACGACGACCCGGTCGAGCGGGTTCTCCGCCTTGGAGGTCGCGACGTAGAAGAGGTCGCGCTCGAAGGACGAGGGGGCGAGGTCGACCGGGGCGGACACCGGCAGGGGCAGACCGGCCTGGCTCCTGCCCCGCGCGCGCCAACCGGCCCGCATGAGGAGGAACAGGGCGAGGAAGAGGAGCAGGAAGCCCGCGCCGATCAGCCAGCGGGTCACGAGGCCTCCGCGAAGCGGGATGCTCGGGCGAGCCGCTCGACCTCGCCCGAGTCGACGACCTCGCCGCCGAGGACCGTCGCGTAGCCGCCGTGGAAGACGGCCTCCACGCGGCCCGGCAGCTCGGAGCCGAGGAACGGGGAGTTGGTGCTCTTGCCGGCGAGGTCGGCGGTCGAGAAACTCCTGGTCACCCTTCGATCGTAGAGCGTGATCTCGGCCGGGCCGCCCACGCCGATCGGAACGCCCTGGCCCTCGACCTGCCCGATGCGCGCCGGTGCCACGGAGAGCACCCGCTCGACGTCGGCCCAGCCGAGGAGGCCGGTGTCGACCATGGTCCGGTGGACGACGGCGAGCGCGGACTCGAGGCCGACCATCCCGTTGGCCGCGTTGTCCCACTCGCACGACTTCGCCTCCGCGGTGTGCGGGGCGTGGTCGGTCGCGACGATGTCGACGGTGCCGTCGGCCAGGGCCTGGCGGAGCGCCTCGACGTCCTCCGACCGGCGGAGCGGCGGGTTGACCTTGTAGCGCGCGTCGTAGGTGGAGACGAGGTCCTCGGTGAGGAGCAGGTGGTGCGGGGTGACCTCCGCGGTCACGTCGAAGCCGCGCGACTTCGCCCAGCGGATCACCTCGACGCTGCCGGCCGTGGAGACGTGGCAGACGTGCAGCCGCGCCCCGACGTGGTGCGCCAGGAGCACGTCGCGCGCGATGATCGCCTCCTCCGCCACGGCCGGCCAGCCGCCGAGCCCGAGGGTGGCGCTGAGTTCGCCCTCGTTCATCTGCGCGCCCACGGTGAGCCGGGGCTCCTGCGCGTGCTGGGCCAGGACCCCGCCGAAGCCCTTGATGTACTCGAGCGCGCGACGCATCAGGAGAGGGTCGGCGACGCAGGAGCCGTCGTCCGAGAACACGCGGACGCGGGCCCTCGACCTCGCCATGGCGCCGATCTCCGACAGGTGCGTCCCGGCGAGGCCCTGCGACACGGCCCCGATGGGCCGCACGGTGACGAAGCCCGCCCGGTCGCCCAGGGCCTGCACCTGCTCGACGACCCCGGCCGTGTCGGCCACGGGCGAGGAGTTGGCCATCGCGTTGACCGCGGTGAAGCCGCCCCGCGCGGCCGCCCGGGAGCCGGTGAGGACCGTCTCGCTGCCCTCGAAGCCCGGCTCGCGGAGGTGCGTGTGCAGGTCGACGAGGCCGGGGAGGGCCAGGAGCCCGTCGGCGTCGATCTCGGTGGCGCCCACCTCGGTGAGGTTCGTGCCGAGCGCCTTCACCACGCCGCCGCCGAGCAGGATGTCGGTCTTCCGCCCCGAGCTCAGCTCGGCGCCCTTAAGCAGGTAGTCGGTGGTCATCGTTCGTCCTCTCGGTCGCCGGCCAGGGTCAGGTAGAGCACGGCCATGCGGACGGCGACGCCGTTCGCGACCTGCTCCCGCACGGTCGACTGCTTCGAGTCGGCCGCCTCGTCGCTGATCTCCAGCCCGCGGATCATCGGCCCCGGGTGCATGATCAGCGTGGTCTCCGGAAGCGCGCGGAACCGCTGCGCGCTGAGCCCCCAGGAGCGGGAGTACTCGCGGGCGTTCGGGAAGAACGCCTCGTTCATCCGCTCCTGCTGGATGCGCAGCATCATCACGACGTCGGGCTCGACGCTCGCGAGGGCCTCGTCGAGGTCGAAGTGGACGTCGGCGCCGAAGGCCGCCACCCCGTTGGGTAAAAGCGTCGGCGGCGCCACGAAGGTCACCTCGGCGCCGAGGGTGCGCAGCAGCCAGACGTTGGAGCGCGCGACGCGCGAGTGCAGGATGTCGCCGACGATCACGACGCGGACGCCGTCGAGGCCCCGTCCGCGACTGTCGGTGCCGTGGATCCTGCGCCGCATGGTGAACGCGTCGAGGAGCGCCTGCGTCGGGTGCTCGTGCGTGCCGTCTCCGGCGTTCACCACGCCGGCCTCGACCCAGCCGCTCTCGGCCAGCACTCGGGGCGCACCGGAGGCGGGGTGCCGGATGACGATGCCGTCCGCCCCCATCGCCGCGAGAGTCTGCGCGGTGTCCTTCAGCGACTCGCCCTTCGAGACGCTGGAGCCCTTCGCCGCGAAGTTGATGACGTCGGCGGAGAGCCGCTTGGCGGCGGCCTCGAACGAGATGCGGGTGCGGGTGGAGTCCTCGAAGAAGAGGTTGACGACGGTGATGCCGCGGAGCGTCGGGAGCTTGCGGACCTCGCGGGTCGAGACGTCGGCCATGTCCTCCGCGATGTCGAGGATCCGCACGGCGTCGTCGCGCCCGAGATCGGCGGTGCTCAGGAGATGCCTCACTGCTCGCCCCCCTCGATCGTGACGCGCTCGTCGTCGTCCGTCTCGGCGAGGCGCACGAAGATGCGCTCCGCGGCGGACGACGGCAGGTTCTTGCCCACGTAGTCGGCGCGGATCGGGAGTTCGCGGTGGCCGCGGTCGACGAGCACGGCCAGTCGGACGACGCTCGGTCGCCCGATCGCGCTGAGGGCGTCGAGGGCGGCGCGGATCGTGCGGCCCGAGAAGAGCACGTCGTCGACGAGGACGACGGTCTTGCCGTCGATGCCGCCGTCGGGGACGCTGGTCGGACGCGGGGAGCGGGTCGGCTGGCGCCGGAGGTCGTCGCGGAAGAGGGTGACGTCGACGGCCCCGATGGGGATCGTCTGGCCCGAGATGGACTCGAGGGCCCGCCCGATCCGGTCGGCGAGGATCACGCCGCGCGTCGGGACGCCCAGGACAACGAGGTCGTCCGCCCCGCGGTTGGCCTCGAGGATCTCGTGGGCGATGCGCGTCAGCGCACGCTTGATGTCAGCCTGACTCAGCACGTCTCGTGTGCTCAATCGGACCTCCTTCCCCGCCTCTCGGGACGGAATTTAAAGGACGTCGGTGTGTGGATCGCGACCAGCCTAGCGTGCCTGCCGAGGCCTGCGGCTACGAGGCCGTGGTGGTCGCGATCCGGGCCAGCAGCCCGTTGACGAAGCTCGCGGAGTCGTCGGTCGACAGGCTCTGAGCCAGCTCGACGGCCTCGGAGATCGCGACGGCGTCGGGGATCTCCTCGTTGTGCGTCAGCTCCCAGATGCCGATCCGCAGGATCGCGCGGTCGATCGTGGGCATGCGCTGGAGCGACCAGCCCTGCGAGTACGTCTCGATGAGCTCGTCGATCTCCGGACGGTTCTCGATGACACCCTGCACGATGTCGCGCGCGTAGCCCCAGCTGGAGTTGCGCTCCGGGTTCGCCAGGGCCCGCTGGGTCTCCACGACGAGGGCGTCGTCGATGGAGATCTGTCGGATGTCGGCGACGTAGAGGATGTCGAGGGCGCGCTTGCGCGCCTTTGTTCGTGCGCTCACGGAGGGGGCTGGCCCTAGTCGTTGACGCGGCCGAGGTAGCTGCCGTCGCGCGTGTCGACCTTGACCCGGGTGCCGGTCTCGAGGAAGAGCGGTACCTGGATCTCGTAGCCGGTCTCGACGGTGGCCGGCTTGGTGCCGCCGGTGGAGCGGTCGCCCTGGAGACCCGGCTCGGTGTAGGTGACCTCGAGGACGACGGAGGCGGGGAGCTCGATGTAGAGCGGGTTGCCCTCGTGGAGCGCCATCTGCACGTTCTGGTTCTCGAGCATGAAGTTCTTCGCGTCGCCGACGATCGTCGCGGGGACGTTGATCTGGTCGTAGTCGCTGGTGTCCATGAACACGAAGCCGTCGGCCTCGGCGTAGAGGTACTGGTACTCCCGGCGGTCGACGTTGGCGAACTCGACCTTCGTGCCGGCGTTGAAGGTCTTGTCGACGACCTTGCCGCTCATGACGTTCTTCATCTTCGTGCGGACGAACGCGCCGCCCTTGCCGGGCTTGACGTGCTGGAACTCGATGATGTTCCAGAGCTGGCCGTCGAGGTTGAGAACGGCGCCGTTCTTGATGTCGTTGGTAGTGGCCATGCTGGAACGTCCTTTGAAGATCGATTTATAGAGGGAGCGGGTGCGCGAGGGCACGGAGCGGTCAAGGCAGCGACCACTCTACCCGACACTCGAAGCGGGTCTGCGGAACTGACGCCTCCCTGTTGACACAGATTTATTCGACGGCAATATTTACATCTTGCATGTGCGTAGAAAGCGCACGCAGACGT is part of the Frondihabitans sp. 762G35 genome and harbors:
- a CDS encoding PH-like domain-containing protein, with translation MTRWLIGAGFLLLFLALFLLMRAGWRARGRSQAGLPLPVSAPVDLAPSSFERDLFYVATSKAENPLDRVVVRGLGFRGRAVVEVHPEGVVLDIAGAAPILVERASLRDVGRSTWTIDRVVETDGLIRIGWRLGDTDVDTYLRDSGDPREVIDAVETLLPDAAPAPRTDTTPGEKTQ
- the pyrR gene encoding bifunctional pyr operon transcriptional regulator/uracil phosphoribosyltransferase PyrR; the protein is MSTRDVLSQADIKRALTRIAHEILEANRGADDLVVLGVPTRGVILADRIGRALESISGQTIPIGAVDVTLFRDDLRRQPTRSPRPTSVPDGGIDGKTVVLVDDVLFSGRTIRAALDALSAIGRPSVVRLAVLVDRGHRELPIRADYVGKNLPSSAAERIFVRLAETDDDERVTIEGGEQ
- a CDS encoding dihydroorotase, with the translated sequence MTTDYLLKGAELSSGRKTDILLGGGVVKALGTNLTEVGATEIDADGLLALPGLVDLHTHLREPGFEGSETVLTGSRAAARGGFTAVNAMANSSPVADTAGVVEQVQALGDRAGFVTVRPIGAVSQGLAGTHLSEIGAMARSRARVRVFSDDGSCVADPLLMRRALEYIKGFGGVLAQHAQEPRLTVGAQMNEGELSATLGLGGWPAVAEEAIIARDVLLAHHVGARLHVCHVSTAGSVEVIRWAKSRGFDVTAEVTPHHLLLTEDLVSTYDARYKVNPPLRRSEDVEALRQALADGTVDIVATDHAPHTAEAKSCEWDNAANGMVGLESALAVVHRTMVDTGLLGWADVERVLSVAPARIGQVEGQGVPIGVGGPAEITLYDRRVTRSFSTADLAGKSTNSPFLGSELPGRVEAVFHGGYATVLGGEVVDSGEVERLARASRFAEAS
- a CDS encoding aspartate carbamoyltransferase catalytic subunit, yielding MRHLLSTADLGRDDAVRILDIAEDMADVSTREVRKLPTLRGITVVNLFFEDSTRTRISFEAAAKRLSADVINFAAKGSSVSKGESLKDTAQTLAAMGADGIVIRHPASGAPRVLAESGWVEAGVVNAGDGTHEHPTQALLDAFTMRRRIHGTDSRGRGLDGVRVVIVGDILHSRVARSNVWLLRTLGAEVTFVAPPTLLPNGVAAFGADVHFDLDEALASVEPDVVMMLRIQQERMNEAFFPNAREYSRSWGLSAQRFRALPETTLIMHPGPMIRGLEISDEAADSKQSTVREQVANGVAVRMAVLYLTLAGDREDER
- the efp gene encoding elongation factor P, whose product is MATTNDIKNGAVLNLDGQLWNIIEFQHVKPGKGGAFVRTKMKNVMSGKVVDKTFNAGTKVEFANVDRREYQYLYAEADGFVFMDTSDYDQINVPATIVGDAKNFMLENQNVQMALHEGNPLYIELPASVVLEVTYTEPGLQGDRSTGGTKPATVETGYEIQVPLFLETGTRVKVDTRDGSYLGRVND
- the nusB gene encoding transcription antitermination factor NusB; this encodes MSARTKARKRALDILYVADIRQISIDDALVVETQRALANPERNSSWGYARDIVQGVIENRPEIDELIETYSQGWSLQRMPTIDRAILRIGIWELTHNEEIPDAVAISEAVELAQSLSTDDSASFVNGLLARIATTTAS